The nucleotide sequence ATTCATAAATTAATTCCTCAAATAGGTTTGAACGCTGGCGAATTGTGGAATATATAACAGGGCGAAATGGACGATCATTTCGACCAATTTTTCCTACTACTTAATATAAGAGGCTGATGAAAGATGGCAAAAGGTGATCTATTGATCATTGGTGGCAATGAGGACAAAAACGATAAGAAAACAATCTTATCCCGATTCTCTGCCTTATGTAAAAATCGTCAAGGACCGATTGGAATCTTGACAACAGCATCCGGCTATCCGGAAGAAGTGGGCAGTGAATATTATCAATTGTTTCAAGCATTACATGGTACTAAGCCACTGCTTTTCCATTTAGATTCCCGTGAAAAAGCGGAAGACCCTGAATTACCTGAACAGCTCTCTTCCCTATCAGGTCTGTTTATGACAGGTGGCGACCAGTTAAGGTTGACTAGCATCTTGGGTGGAACAACGTTTTATAAACACCTCTTTCAAGAATGGAAAGGCGGATTGACCATCGGTGGAACAAGTGCCGGTGCTGCTGTCATGAGCAGATTAATGATCATCTCTTCCAAACTATTTGAAAAAGAGGATGTTTCAGTCCTTGAAATGGGTTCAGGCTTTGGTTTTTTAGAAGACGTTATTATTGACCAGCACTTTTCTCAGCGTGACCGTTTTAGCAGACTCATGCGAGCTATTGCGTTAAATCCTCAGATCATTGGCATCGGTATCGATGAAAACACGGCAATCTGGGTGCATAACGACGGCAAGCAGTTTGAAGTAATCGGCGAATACAACGTGAGCATTTTTGACGGCAAGACATCAACATATGTAGACGTTGCTGAGAACAAAGGAAACATGACCATTTCCGATATCCGCTTCCATACACTTGGTGCGGGTGCTGTTTTCGATTTACACAAACGAGAATTAATCATCACTTAAGGAGCGAGCGTCTTAATGAAAATCAATCGCGTTAATTACTTAACGGGCCCAAATCTTTACAGCTTCAAACCAACTATTTGGATTGAACTTGATATAGAAGAATTTGAAGAAAAACCATCAAACCTGTTACCTGGTTTTACAGATAAATTATTACAAGTCATCCCTACCCTCCATACTCATACATGTTCGAGAGGCTATGCTGGCGGATTTGTAGAACGCCTTCATGAAGGTACGTGGATTGGACATATTTTAGAGCACATCGCACTTGAAATTCAGCATCTAGCAGGCATTTATGTCAAGCGCGGCAAAACCATTACGAGTGAACGAACAGGGATTTATTTTGTAACATACGATTATGTGGAACCAAAGTCTGGCTATTATGCATTCGAAGCTGCACTTGAGATTGTAACCGCTATTTTAGAAGGAAATGAAATTAGTGCGGAACCTTACGTCAAGCACACTTCTGACCTTTACCATATGCATAAACTTGGTCCGAGTACAGAAGCGATCTATGAAGCTGCGCGAAAACGCAAGATACCAGTAGAACGCATTGGAACAAACAGTTATTTAAGGCTTGGAACGGGTAAAAAGCAAAAATCCGTTCAAGCAACGATTTCTTCCCAAACGTCCTATCTCGCTGTCGAGAATTCATGCGATAAAGACATGACCAAGACTTTAGTAAAAGGTGCTGGTCTCCCTGTACCTTCAGGAGATGTCGTGTCTAATGAGTATGAACTGCTTCAGTCTGCTGAGAAAATCGGTTATCCGCTTGTGATCAAACCTCTTAACGGCAGACAAGGGCAAAACATCGTTACAAATATACAAAATGACACAGATTTAATTGCTGCTTTTCGCTGTGTGTACAGTGAAGGCACTTCCTATATTTTAGAGCGTTATTATGCAGGGAACGATTATCGCTTGTTTGTTGTAAATAACGAGCTCGTTGCGGCTAGTCTCCGTCTGCCTCCTTTCGTTATAGGAGATGGATATAAAACGATTGGTGAACTGATTGATGAAGAAAACCTGAACCCAGTTCGCGGTGAAGGACATGAAAAAGCCATGAGCAAGATTCCGCTGGATGAGCGTACAGTCGTCCACCTAGAAAAAAGCGGATACTCTCTTCAATCTGTACTGAAAAAAGGAGAGTCCGTTGAAGTACTTGGCAACGCCAACCTGTCTACAGGCGGCTCAGCCATTGATGTAACAGATGAAGTTCATCCTGATTATCGTAAGATGGCAATTGAAGCAGCGGCATCTATTGGATTGGATATTGCAGGCATCGACATCCTTTCTACAGATGTTACCGTTCCTTTTGTTGAAGGTGAAGCTGCCATTCTTGAAGTGAACGCTGCTCCTGGCATCCGTATGCATCTTTACCCATCTCAAGGAAAAAGCCGTGACGCAGGTGGAGCAATTGTAGACTATTTATTTTCTTCGCGTGAAGAAGCTGCGATTCCCGTTGTTGCTGTAACGGGAACAAACGGAAAAACAACAACAACACGTCTCGTTTCACATCTTTTACAAAAAGAAAACGTGACAGTCGGGTTTACCTGCTCAGATGGTGTTTGGGTAGGTGACCAGCAGCTAGACGCTGGTGATTGCAGCGGACCAAGAAGTGCTCGCAAAGTGTTGTCTCATCCTTCTGTTGATGTGGCCGTGTTGGAAACAGCCCGAGGCGGCATGCTTCGCGAAGGACTTGCTTTCCGTTATTGCAACGTTGGAATTGTAACAAATGTCAGTGAAGACCACCTCGGATTGAATGGCGTAGAAACACTAGATGCTTTGAAGCGACTAAAGCAGACTGTAGCTGAAGTTGTTCTTCCTGAAGGCACGTGTGTATTGAATGCCGACGATCCTCGATGTGTAGATATGGCGAACCACACAAATGGTGAAGTAATCTTCTTCTCATTAACAATGATGAATCCTGTTATTCAGGATCAATTGAAAAAAGGTCGGAAGGTTTGGTACCTTGAGGACGATTGGGTCGTGTTCAGCGAGAATGGAAAAGCTGAAAGATTCCTTCCTGTCTCTCACATTCCGATCACGATAAATGGTGCTGCTCGTCACAACATCGCAAACGTTCTAGGTGCACTCGCTGCTGCTCATTCTCTGGGAAGACCTTTGTCAGAGTTAAGAAGCAAAGTGATTACGTTCCTTTCGACTGAAAATCAAAATCGGGGACGTTTTAATGTGGTCAACATTCATGACCGTACCATTGTAATTGATTATGCACATAATCCTGCTGGTCTTAAAGCATTGTTTGAAACCGTTGACCATTTAAAGAGTGGTCGTGTGATAACCGTCGGATCGGCAGCTGGTGACAGACAAGACCATACGATACAAGAGATGGGCCGCATTTTCGGCACTCACTCAGATATCTTCATCATCAAAGAGGATGTAAATTTGAGAGGTCGCATTCCAGGGGAAACCGTTCATCTTCTTTATACAGGTGTAAAGGAAGCGAACGGCACCACTTCTGTTTCGGTGTACCCGAAAGAAGCAGAGGCGATGATTCAAGCATGGGAATGTTCAGAGCCGGGCGACACACTCGTCTTTTTATATGATGAATACACATCCATTCAAGGAATTCTTCAAAAGATCAGAAACTCCAAAGCAGTCGGTGTCCTGCAGAAGGCAGAATAAAGAAAAGGTGCGGTTTCCCTTAGCGGGAGCTGCACCTTTTTTTATTCTTTAGATTCTAGTTCTTGTTCCTCTAACAATGTAATGGGGTCGTAGTTTCCTCCACTGGAAAATCCACCGCCATTAATAGAACGTTTTGAAAAGATGTCTTCATCGGTTTCTTTTTGAAACACAGGCTGCCATGCAAAGGTAAATTGTTGATTAGGGTCCATTTCCAAG is from Fictibacillus sp. b24 and encodes:
- a CDS encoding cyanophycinase; translated protein: MAKGDLLIIGGNEDKNDKKTILSRFSALCKNRQGPIGILTTASGYPEEVGSEYYQLFQALHGTKPLLFHLDSREKAEDPELPEQLSSLSGLFMTGGDQLRLTSILGGTTFYKHLFQEWKGGLTIGGTSAGAAVMSRLMIISSKLFEKEDVSVLEMGSGFGFLEDVIIDQHFSQRDRFSRLMRAIALNPQIIGIGIDENTAIWVHNDGKQFEVIGEYNVSIFDGKTSTYVDVAENKGNMTISDIRFHTLGAGAVFDLHKRELIIT
- the cphA gene encoding cyanophycin synthetase; protein product: MKINRVNYLTGPNLYSFKPTIWIELDIEEFEEKPSNLLPGFTDKLLQVIPTLHTHTCSRGYAGGFVERLHEGTWIGHILEHIALEIQHLAGIYVKRGKTITSERTGIYFVTYDYVEPKSGYYAFEAALEIVTAILEGNEISAEPYVKHTSDLYHMHKLGPSTEAIYEAARKRKIPVERIGTNSYLRLGTGKKQKSVQATISSQTSYLAVENSCDKDMTKTLVKGAGLPVPSGDVVSNEYELLQSAEKIGYPLVIKPLNGRQGQNIVTNIQNDTDLIAAFRCVYSEGTSYILERYYAGNDYRLFVVNNELVAASLRLPPFVIGDGYKTIGELIDEENLNPVRGEGHEKAMSKIPLDERTVVHLEKSGYSLQSVLKKGESVEVLGNANLSTGGSAIDVTDEVHPDYRKMAIEAAASIGLDIAGIDILSTDVTVPFVEGEAAILEVNAAPGIRMHLYPSQGKSRDAGGAIVDYLFSSREEAAIPVVAVTGTNGKTTTTRLVSHLLQKENVTVGFTCSDGVWVGDQQLDAGDCSGPRSARKVLSHPSVDVAVLETARGGMLREGLAFRYCNVGIVTNVSEDHLGLNGVETLDALKRLKQTVAEVVLPEGTCVLNADDPRCVDMANHTNGEVIFFSLTMMNPVIQDQLKKGRKVWYLEDDWVVFSENGKAERFLPVSHIPITINGAARHNIANVLGALAAAHSLGRPLSELRSKVITFLSTENQNRGRFNVVNIHDRTIVIDYAHNPAGLKALFETVDHLKSGRVITVGSAAGDRQDHTIQEMGRIFGTHSDIFIIKEDVNLRGRIPGETVHLLYTGVKEANGTTSVSVYPKEAEAMIQAWECSEPGDTLVFLYDEYTSIQGILQKIRNSKAVGVLQKAE